In Cynocephalus volans isolate mCynVol1 chromosome 3, mCynVol1.pri, whole genome shotgun sequence, one DNA window encodes the following:
- the GABPB1 gene encoding GA-binding protein subunit beta-1 isoform X4 — MSLVDLGKKLLEAARAGQDDEVRILMANGAPFTTDWLGTSPLHLAAQYGHYSTTEVLLRAGVSRDARTKVDRTPLHMAASEGHASIVEVLLKHGADVNAKDMLKMTALHWATEHNHQEVVELLIKYGADVHTQSKFCKTAFDISIDNGNEDLAEILQIAMQNQINTNPESPDTVTIHAATPQFIIGPGGVVNLTDETGVSAVQFGNSSTSVLATLAALAEASAPLSNSSETPVATEEVVTAESVDGAIQQVVSSGGQQVITIVTDGIQLGNLHSIPTSGIGQPIIVTMPDGQQVLTVPATDIAEETVISEEPPAKRQCIEIIENRVESAEIEEREALQKQLDEANREAQKYRQQLLKKEQEAEAYRQKLEAMTRLQTNKEAV; from the exons ATGTCCCTGGTAGATTTGGGAAAGAAGCTTTTAGAAGCGGCACGAGCAGGTCAAGATGATGAAGTTCGTATTTTGATGGCAAATGGAGCTCCTTTTACGACAGACTGG CTGGGAACTTCTCCACTTCATCTGGCAGCACAGTATGGGCATTATTCCACCACAGAGGTACTACTACGAGCTGGTGTAAGTAGGGATGCCAGAACCAAAGTGGACCGAACACCATTACATATGGCAGCTTCTGAGGGCCATGCCAGTATAGTAGAAGTTTTGCTTAAG cATGGTGCTGATGTCAATGCAAAGGACATGTTAAAGATGACAGCTCTACATTGGGCCACAGAGCACAATCATCAAGAAGTGGTGGAACTTTTAATCAAATATGGTGCTGATGTACACACGCAAAGCAAATTTTGTAAAACCGCATTTGATATTTCAATAGACAATGGGAATGAAGATTTAGCAGAGATATTACAG ATTGCTATGCAGAACCAAATCAACACAAACCCAGAGAGTCCTGACACTGTGACGATACATGCTGCAACACCACAGTTTATCATTGGACCTGGAGGGGTGGTGAACCTAACAG aTGAAACGGGTGTATCTGCTGTTCAGTTTGGAAACTCCTCTACATCAGTATTAGCTACGTTAGCTGCCTTAGCTGAAGCATCTGCTCCATTGTCCAATTCTTCAGAAACTCCAG TGGCTACAGAAGAAGTGGTTACTGCAGAATCAGTGGATGGTGCAATTCAGCAAGTAGTTAGTTCAGGGGGTCAGCAAGTCATCACAATAGTTACGGATGGAATTCAGCTTGGAAATTTGCATTCCATTCCAACCAGTGGAATAGGTCAGCCCATCATTGTGACTATGCCAGATGGACAACAAG tattaACAGTACCAGCAACGGACATTGCTGAAGAAACTGTTATAAGTGAAGAACCACCAGCTAAGAGACAGTGTATTGAAATAATTGAAAACCGGGTGGAATCTGCAGAAATAGAA gagAGAGAAGCTCTTCAGAAACAGCTGGATGAAGCGAATCGAGAAGCACAAAAATATCGACAGCAGCTTCTAAAGAAAGAACAGGAAGCAGAGGCCTACAGACAGAAATTAGAAGCTATGACTCGTCTTCAGACTAATAAAGAAGCTGTTTAA
- the GABPB1 gene encoding GA-binding protein subunit beta-1 isoform X2, translated as MSLVDLGKKLLEAARAGQDDEVRILMANGAPFTTDWLGTSPLHLAAQYGHYSTTEVLLRAGVSRDARTKVDRTPLHMAASEGHASIVEVLLKHGADVNAKDMLKMTALHWATEHNHQEVVELLIKYGADVHTQSKFCKTAFDISIDNGNEDLAEILQIAMQNQINTNPESPDTVTIHAATPQFIIGPGGVVNLTGLVSSENSSKATDETGVSAVQFGNSSTSVLATLAALAEASAPLSNSSETPVATEEVVTAESVDGAIQQVVSSGGQQVITIVTDGIQLGNLHSIPTSGIGQPIIVTMPDGQQVLTVPATDIAEETVISEEPPAKRQCIEIIENRVESAEIEEREALQKQLDEANREAQKYRQQLLKKEQEAEAYRQKLEAMTRLQTNKEAV; from the exons ATGTCCCTGGTAGATTTGGGAAAGAAGCTTTTAGAAGCGGCACGAGCAGGTCAAGATGATGAAGTTCGTATTTTGATGGCAAATGGAGCTCCTTTTACGACAGACTGG CTGGGAACTTCTCCACTTCATCTGGCAGCACAGTATGGGCATTATTCCACCACAGAGGTACTACTACGAGCTGGTGTAAGTAGGGATGCCAGAACCAAAGTGGACCGAACACCATTACATATGGCAGCTTCTGAGGGCCATGCCAGTATAGTAGAAGTTTTGCTTAAG cATGGTGCTGATGTCAATGCAAAGGACATGTTAAAGATGACAGCTCTACATTGGGCCACAGAGCACAATCATCAAGAAGTGGTGGAACTTTTAATCAAATATGGTGCTGATGTACACACGCAAAGCAAATTTTGTAAAACCGCATTTGATATTTCAATAGACAATGGGAATGAAGATTTAGCAGAGATATTACAG ATTGCTATGCAGAACCAAATCAACACAAACCCAGAGAGTCCTGACACTGTGACGATACATGCTGCAACACCACAGTTTATCATTGGACCTGGAGGGGTGGTGAACCTAACAGGTCTGGTATCTTCAGAAAATTCATCCAAGGCAACAG aTGAAACGGGTGTATCTGCTGTTCAGTTTGGAAACTCCTCTACATCAGTATTAGCTACGTTAGCTGCCTTAGCTGAAGCATCTGCTCCATTGTCCAATTCTTCAGAAACTCCAG TGGCTACAGAAGAAGTGGTTACTGCAGAATCAGTGGATGGTGCAATTCAGCAAGTAGTTAGTTCAGGGGGTCAGCAAGTCATCACAATAGTTACGGATGGAATTCAGCTTGGAAATTTGCATTCCATTCCAACCAGTGGAATAGGTCAGCCCATCATTGTGACTATGCCAGATGGACAACAAG tattaACAGTACCAGCAACGGACATTGCTGAAGAAACTGTTATAAGTGAAGAACCACCAGCTAAGAGACAGTGTATTGAAATAATTGAAAACCGGGTGGAATCTGCAGAAATAGAA gagAGAGAAGCTCTTCAGAAACAGCTGGATGAAGCGAATCGAGAAGCACAAAAATATCGACAGCAGCTTCTAAAGAAAGAACAGGAAGCAGAGGCCTACAGACAGAAATTAGAAGCTATGACTCGTCTTCAGACTAATAAAGAAGCTGTTTAA
- the GABPB1 gene encoding GA-binding protein subunit beta-1 isoform X1 yields the protein MSLVDLGKKLLEAARAGQDDEVRILMANGAPFTTDWLGTSPLHLAAQYGHYSTTEVLLRAGVSRDARTKVDRTPLHMAASEGHASIVEVLLKHGADVNAKDMLKMTALHWATEHNHQEVVELLIKYGADVHTQSKFCKTAFDISIDNGNEDLAEILQIAMQNQINTNPESPDTVTIHAATPQFIIGPGGVVNLTGLVSSENSSKATDETGVSAVQFGNSSTSVLATLAALAEASAPLSNSSETPVVATEEVVTAESVDGAIQQVVSSGGQQVITIVTDGIQLGNLHSIPTSGIGQPIIVTMPDGQQVLTVPATDIAEETVISEEPPAKRQCIEIIENRVESAEIEEREALQKQLDEANREAQKYRQQLLKKEQEAEAYRQKLEAMTRLQTNKEAV from the exons ATGTCCCTGGTAGATTTGGGAAAGAAGCTTTTAGAAGCGGCACGAGCAGGTCAAGATGATGAAGTTCGTATTTTGATGGCAAATGGAGCTCCTTTTACGACAGACTGG CTGGGAACTTCTCCACTTCATCTGGCAGCACAGTATGGGCATTATTCCACCACAGAGGTACTACTACGAGCTGGTGTAAGTAGGGATGCCAGAACCAAAGTGGACCGAACACCATTACATATGGCAGCTTCTGAGGGCCATGCCAGTATAGTAGAAGTTTTGCTTAAG cATGGTGCTGATGTCAATGCAAAGGACATGTTAAAGATGACAGCTCTACATTGGGCCACAGAGCACAATCATCAAGAAGTGGTGGAACTTTTAATCAAATATGGTGCTGATGTACACACGCAAAGCAAATTTTGTAAAACCGCATTTGATATTTCAATAGACAATGGGAATGAAGATTTAGCAGAGATATTACAG ATTGCTATGCAGAACCAAATCAACACAAACCCAGAGAGTCCTGACACTGTGACGATACATGCTGCAACACCACAGTTTATCATTGGACCTGGAGGGGTGGTGAACCTAACAGGTCTGGTATCTTCAGAAAATTCATCCAAGGCAACAG aTGAAACGGGTGTATCTGCTGTTCAGTTTGGAAACTCCTCTACATCAGTATTAGCTACGTTAGCTGCCTTAGCTGAAGCATCTGCTCCATTGTCCAATTCTTCAGAAACTCCAG taGTGGCTACAGAAGAAGTGGTTACTGCAGAATCAGTGGATGGTGCAATTCAGCAAGTAGTTAGTTCAGGGGGTCAGCAAGTCATCACAATAGTTACGGATGGAATTCAGCTTGGAAATTTGCATTCCATTCCAACCAGTGGAATAGGTCAGCCCATCATTGTGACTATGCCAGATGGACAACAAG tattaACAGTACCAGCAACGGACATTGCTGAAGAAACTGTTATAAGTGAAGAACCACCAGCTAAGAGACAGTGTATTGAAATAATTGAAAACCGGGTGGAATCTGCAGAAATAGAA gagAGAGAAGCTCTTCAGAAACAGCTGGATGAAGCGAATCGAGAAGCACAAAAATATCGACAGCAGCTTCTAAAGAAAGAACAGGAAGCAGAGGCCTACAGACAGAAATTAGAAGCTATGACTCGTCTTCAGACTAATAAAGAAGCTGTTTAA
- the GABPB1 gene encoding GA-binding protein subunit beta-1 isoform X5 produces the protein MSLVDLGKKLLEAARAGQDDEVRILMANGAPFTTDWLGTSPLHLAAQYGHYSTTEVLLRAGVSRDARTKVDRTPLHMAASEGHASIVEVLLKHGADVNAKDMLKMTALHWATEHNHQEVVELLIKYGADVHTQSKFCKTAFDISIDNGNEDLAEILQIAMQNQINTNPESPDTVTIHAATPQFIIGPGGVVNLTDETGVSAVQFGNSSTSVLATLAALAEASAPLSNSSETPVVATEEVVTAESVDGAIQQVVSSGGQQVITIVTDGIQLGNLHSIPTSGIGQPIIVTMPDGQQVLTVPATDIAEETVISEEPPAKRQCIEIIENRVESAEIEVRSLLPGVFCCGPPK, from the exons ATGTCCCTGGTAGATTTGGGAAAGAAGCTTTTAGAAGCGGCACGAGCAGGTCAAGATGATGAAGTTCGTATTTTGATGGCAAATGGAGCTCCTTTTACGACAGACTGG CTGGGAACTTCTCCACTTCATCTGGCAGCACAGTATGGGCATTATTCCACCACAGAGGTACTACTACGAGCTGGTGTAAGTAGGGATGCCAGAACCAAAGTGGACCGAACACCATTACATATGGCAGCTTCTGAGGGCCATGCCAGTATAGTAGAAGTTTTGCTTAAG cATGGTGCTGATGTCAATGCAAAGGACATGTTAAAGATGACAGCTCTACATTGGGCCACAGAGCACAATCATCAAGAAGTGGTGGAACTTTTAATCAAATATGGTGCTGATGTACACACGCAAAGCAAATTTTGTAAAACCGCATTTGATATTTCAATAGACAATGGGAATGAAGATTTAGCAGAGATATTACAG ATTGCTATGCAGAACCAAATCAACACAAACCCAGAGAGTCCTGACACTGTGACGATACATGCTGCAACACCACAGTTTATCATTGGACCTGGAGGGGTGGTGAACCTAACAG aTGAAACGGGTGTATCTGCTGTTCAGTTTGGAAACTCCTCTACATCAGTATTAGCTACGTTAGCTGCCTTAGCTGAAGCATCTGCTCCATTGTCCAATTCTTCAGAAACTCCAG taGTGGCTACAGAAGAAGTGGTTACTGCAGAATCAGTGGATGGTGCAATTCAGCAAGTAGTTAGTTCAGGGGGTCAGCAAGTCATCACAATAGTTACGGATGGAATTCAGCTTGGAAATTTGCATTCCATTCCAACCAGTGGAATAGGTCAGCCCATCATTGTGACTATGCCAGATGGACAACAAG tattaACAGTACCAGCAACGGACATTGCTGAAGAAACTGTTATAAGTGAAGAACCACCAGCTAAGAGACAGTGTATTGAAATAATTGAAAACCGGGTGGAATCTGCAGAAATAGAAGTAAGGAGTCTTTTACCCGGTGTGTTTTGCTGCGGTCCTCCAAAATAA
- the GABPB1 gene encoding GA-binding protein subunit beta-1 isoform X3, translating into MSLVDLGKKLLEAARAGQDDEVRILMANGAPFTTDWLGTSPLHLAAQYGHYSTTEVLLRAGVSRDARTKVDRTPLHMAASEGHASIVEVLLKHGADVNAKDMLKMTALHWATEHNHQEVVELLIKYGADVHTQSKFCKTAFDISIDNGNEDLAEILQIAMQNQINTNPESPDTVTIHAATPQFIIGPGGVVNLTDETGVSAVQFGNSSTSVLATLAALAEASAPLSNSSETPVVATEEVVTAESVDGAIQQVVSSGGQQVITIVTDGIQLGNLHSIPTSGIGQPIIVTMPDGQQVLTVPATDIAEETVISEEPPAKRQCIEIIENRVESAEIEEREALQKQLDEANREAQKYRQQLLKKEQEAEAYRQKLEAMTRLQTNKEAV; encoded by the exons ATGTCCCTGGTAGATTTGGGAAAGAAGCTTTTAGAAGCGGCACGAGCAGGTCAAGATGATGAAGTTCGTATTTTGATGGCAAATGGAGCTCCTTTTACGACAGACTGG CTGGGAACTTCTCCACTTCATCTGGCAGCACAGTATGGGCATTATTCCACCACAGAGGTACTACTACGAGCTGGTGTAAGTAGGGATGCCAGAACCAAAGTGGACCGAACACCATTACATATGGCAGCTTCTGAGGGCCATGCCAGTATAGTAGAAGTTTTGCTTAAG cATGGTGCTGATGTCAATGCAAAGGACATGTTAAAGATGACAGCTCTACATTGGGCCACAGAGCACAATCATCAAGAAGTGGTGGAACTTTTAATCAAATATGGTGCTGATGTACACACGCAAAGCAAATTTTGTAAAACCGCATTTGATATTTCAATAGACAATGGGAATGAAGATTTAGCAGAGATATTACAG ATTGCTATGCAGAACCAAATCAACACAAACCCAGAGAGTCCTGACACTGTGACGATACATGCTGCAACACCACAGTTTATCATTGGACCTGGAGGGGTGGTGAACCTAACAG aTGAAACGGGTGTATCTGCTGTTCAGTTTGGAAACTCCTCTACATCAGTATTAGCTACGTTAGCTGCCTTAGCTGAAGCATCTGCTCCATTGTCCAATTCTTCAGAAACTCCAG taGTGGCTACAGAAGAAGTGGTTACTGCAGAATCAGTGGATGGTGCAATTCAGCAAGTAGTTAGTTCAGGGGGTCAGCAAGTCATCACAATAGTTACGGATGGAATTCAGCTTGGAAATTTGCATTCCATTCCAACCAGTGGAATAGGTCAGCCCATCATTGTGACTATGCCAGATGGACAACAAG tattaACAGTACCAGCAACGGACATTGCTGAAGAAACTGTTATAAGTGAAGAACCACCAGCTAAGAGACAGTGTATTGAAATAATTGAAAACCGGGTGGAATCTGCAGAAATAGAA gagAGAGAAGCTCTTCAGAAACAGCTGGATGAAGCGAATCGAGAAGCACAAAAATATCGACAGCAGCTTCTAAAGAAAGAACAGGAAGCAGAGGCCTACAGACAGAAATTAGAAGCTATGACTCGTCTTCAGACTAATAAAGAAGCTGTTTAA